Genomic DNA from Corylus avellana chromosome ca4, CavTom2PMs-1.0:
CGCTAACTTTGGCATGATGCAGAGCAACACACCAGACTTTTACTTCAATAGATTCTTAACCAACTTACCCAACTCCCACTTCTCTTCACAGTACTGCAGTATGAGCAACAACTCCAGCACTTCTGATGAAGCTGAGGAGCACCAACTCAGCATCATCGATGAAAGGAAGCAGAGGAGAATGATTTCTAACAGAGAATCTGCTCGCAGATCACGGATGAGGAAACAAAAGCACCTTGATGAACTCTGGTCGCAGGTGCTCAGGCTTCGAACAGAGAACCGCAATCTGATAGACAAGGTGACTCATGTAACTGAGTGCTATGACAGGGTTCTTCAGGAGAATGCAAGACTCAAGGAAGAAGCTTCTGATCTTCGCGAAATGCTTACAAACCTGCAAATCGGCAGTCCTTACACTACTCCTACTTTCAGAGATTTGGAAGAGGTCGTCCCTTGCAACGCTGCTCATCTCAGAGCTGAATCCTCAAACCAATCCATCTCTAATTCTGTAGACTTGCTTCATTAAGATATGTCATGGGGGGggggctctttttttttttttccataataACCAGTCTATGTTTCTCATGTCATGTGTTTGTGTGCGAAAATAGACCTTCCAATAACAACTTCTTTGGACCACTTTGTCTGAACATGGTTAATTCCCTAACATTTACGTtataatcaatactttaatacaaCTGTTGTAGCTCTTCTCGCCGCATATATCTCATGCAGGTTGAGCATAATCCCTGAAAATGAgacttttttccctttttttttttgttctttttcttttttttttttttttttgtgtacaTCTGAACCATATCAAAGACTgaataattgatttaattacGAATCAGGGAAGGAATATGAAACAGCTAGCACagaggataaaaaaattaaaaagaaaaaagctattGGGCAATACCCAATCGTCAATATCCATACTATATTAAAGcagcaacaattttttttttttttttcccttcactAGGGAGGAAGAACAAGCAGATCGTGGGCGACCCATGTGGGAATAAGCTTGAGTCACGCTGAAACTCGGCCCCATGGGCAGTTTATGTTGCATAAGAATAAGAGGGCCAACAGGACAAATGGTGGTGGAGGTGCTGGTGTTAGTGGCTCATCATTCAAAAAACTACTATAACAAGCAGAACATTTGAAAAGGCTATCCACTAAAAACACCCAAAAGCTATCTGTTTTTAGCTTTTTGTGAGGACATTGTCATCACTGCCCGCCTGACCCTGCTTCAGCCAACCTACTGTTCTCCCCCAACTTCGATCATGCCATGTAGAGCCCCTACAGTTTCAGGTGTTCTAGAACAGTACCCATATGCTTCTGCATCAGCAAAGTCCCCACCATGCCTCCCCCTCACCCTTTTTCCCTTTCATGCGCATGTACGTGTGTGGGTCTCTCCGGACATGTAGTATATTTTTGGATATTTAAATTACTCTATCTAGTTTCTGCGGAAGCAATATAATGAgaagaaatcaaataaaaagGATAAACATTATTTGAATCATAATTACTTCAATGATGCAAGTGACATCATGATTATATTGTTGACGGGGTAGTCTTGATCATATACCCTGCCCAGAGCGAATTCCATTGCATTTGACAAACGGGATTTTGTTTCAATCAAAGTCAAACAAATATCTTTCAAAATTCTTGATCGCTGTAACATCATGCTTCCATTATATCATTAATGCTGATGGAAGCATTCATGTACTGAGCACAGAGTGTCCCAACTTGGCGTGAGCATGAAAATTACGCTTATGGTGCTAATCCCCTGTCTCTACTATTCCTTTTTTTGTCGTGTCTTTCTTCACTGGACCTAAATTTGGAGGGTCactaattttttcaatttctataTGAGTATGCGTCCTTCTCTCCTTCTTACAATTACTTTAGACTCTTAAAATGTATGATCCGTTTAATTAGTATATGCCGTAAGACTTATTGACGCCATTCCACCCGCTTCGGAATATGCCATCGATTTTTGTCTATCATGTTGACTCTATTTTATTGAGATTGTTTGATTTTAGATACCTACGTCTACAATAAAAAAGTGTTTATTTATAATTGTGGTACAATATGGTAAAATGGGCTGTTGAGGAATAATCACGCATTGTGTGTGGACAACTTTtagcatgtttataaggaatgagcaACCATCTTCTATAGAACCGattttataagatgagttaggtttataaatttcttcatggtatcaaagcgtAGGCTTGCTTTGAGCACtctaattttttcaaagtaACAGCACTGGAGGCACGACCTGATCAATTAAGACCAGGAGCGTATCATCAGTAGAAGGGACGAGCAGACTGGTACACACCAAGTGTATACCGATCTGCCCAACCCAAGATCCAACTACGAGCAACAACTTAAATATATGCTATTGGTGCTGATGTGAGATGTGTTAGGAAAGGTAAAGAAAATTCTGAAGATTATaatatttgatataaataattaatatggtTGAAAATCCACTGAAttctaacactttttttttttttttttgcatggaCTGAATTCTAACACTTAAGATAGCACTAGCACCTCTTATGGCATAGCAATAAGTAGCAGCAATCCACAGTCAACTCGTATATAATTAAACATGAagctgaaaaaagaaaaaatagacaaCCATGTCCATGAGGTTTCTTCAAACGTAAATTTCATAACATGGTCAAGGTGGTCTTAAAATGGTGAAACTTGAAGCCCAGATAGCATATAGTATCCGTGCAAAAAGTCACATTTAATTTTGTTACTGTCTCAGACCCATCCCATTTTGGACTTTTCAATGTAACATATCCATGGCAGAGGCAGACCCGAGCCAATTTATTAGGCCACATGTAGATCATCAAGTTATGAAGACATATGGGCATTTGAAGGTCATAAACATAAAAGAGGTTAACATGTATTGGATCACCAAAAATGTACTCTTGAAATAAAGCTTAaatgtaaaacatttttataattttttttgttcaaattaattaataatcaatCATCATTTAAACATCGTACTTCATTCGTATAGATATGTTATTCTCGAGGCTTCTTGACCGTTTTGCAATGTTGGCCCGAAGACGTGTATAGTGTTCTGTTACATGCTACATTTCATTTCACATTGGGGCTGATGTGGATTACTAAACATTTTGggttattattaatttcatcTTAATACTTCTGCTTTGAGCAATTTAgttcttatatttttaaaatatttgcaaTCTTATCCTTCCATCCATTGTGTGTTTATATGGCTGCCATTAACCATCAGAACGACGTCGTATTAGTCATTGAgaattagaaaaaagtaaaaaaggtgTAACCGGTAGCAGGCATGTTGATCTATAGGAATTTGCAATAAAACGGTGTCGTAGACAATCATATTAGCGCCAAAACATGTTCTTAgatttttccctctctctctctctgtgtctctgtctctcttatCCTCGAAACGATATTTCAAGATATATGTTACTCCAACCAGAGCGCCAAACTGAACCAAGCCATGGCATGTACTCCAACCCCCATCTCTGCGATTTATTTCACTAACCCAATACTACCCAAAAGGCCTTCTTCGCCCTCCATGTTAAAACCGAGAGGCATGGCCAAAGAGCTTTACTTCAACCACGATGGTTCAACAACTAAGAAGCTTCAGGTTACAGTTCAGGGGCCCTGGTTCTTTAACATCCATAACTTTGTTTTGCTTGCAAGTTTTTGAACGGTCGGGTTGGTTGGTGGTGGTGCAGGCAGGGGTGGACATGGTCGCCGAGCTGCTTGGGGTGACTTTGGGTCCAAAGGGAAGAAATGTGGTATTGCAGAACAAGTATGGACCCCCAAAAATTGTAAACGACGGCGAAACTGTTCTCAAAGAGGTATTGCATTCTGTCCCTTGCCCTTCTACCGTTCTTTTAAACGCAGTTGAAGCGTTCGGTGAAATCTGTAAAAAAATGTAGGCTGGAAATTTAGGTAGTGTTAGTTCAaattttggatacaattggtgaGCATGAGGATAGTAGTAACAGCATTagcaaaatgaaaatataattattcaAGTAGCATCAATTAAAGAAGGAAAAATCTAATTGTTCATTTCACTATTTCTCTCATCAAGAACTTTCCTCTTAACTGGCTATGTATTATTGTTTGATTTAGATTGAATTGGAGGACCCTTTGGAGAATGTGGGAGTTAAATTGGTAAGACAGGCTGGTGCCAGAACAAATGACCTTGCTGGCGACGGTTCCACTACTTCAATCATTCTTGCTCAGGGTCTAATTGCTGAGGGTGTGAAGGTATGAATTTGATGCTGTACATGAGTATCCTCTCTATTGCATTACTACAAAAGAAGTGTTTGTTAAGAGATGCAGGGTTTCCTAAAATGCTAGCCTATAGTTAAAAAGCAGGGCTTCCTAAAAGACTAGGCAATAGAAGATAGGGCTTTATGCCATTGAAAAAGCCTTGCCAATAAAGCATCAAGCTTAAACTTCCTTCTTGCATGCTTGCTCCTCCAGAAGCACACACTAAACTAAGAGGTAAAAACTGATTGGTAGCATGTTTGATCAAATGCGTGATTCTCTCGCCTTTTGACCCCAGGTTCCTTACCAATAAGGCCTTGCCACCTAGCTGTCTCTGAAAACTCACATAGGGAGGGCTTGTCAAGTACATGGCTCATATGGTGTTTCCTTTATTTGAATAGGTTATTAGGAACTTATATTAGGTGCTTCCAATATTTTGTTCTAAGAATATACGCTTTTTCTAGATTATTGCCGCTGGTAGGAATCCTGTTCAAATTGCTCGTGGCATTGAGAAGACTGCAAAGGCCCTTGTGTCTGAACTCAAATTAATGTCCAGAGAGGTAACCAAGTTTATCTTTCTTAACTCCGTTTTTGAAAGTAGTAGTTTATTATCTCATTTTTGCTGAATCAAACTGCAATACACCTCACATGTTGCAGGTTGAAGATCATGAGCTTGTAGATGTTGCTGCAGTTAGTGCAGGGAATGATTATATTGTGGGAAACATGATTGCTGATGCTCTTCGTCAAGTGGGAAGGAAGGGTGTAGTGACTATTGAAAAAGGGAAGTGTACCGAGAACAGTCTACAGATTGTAGAAGGAATGCAATTTGATCGTGGATATTTGTCTCCTTACTTTGTAACTGATCGACAAAAGATGACAATTGAGTTTCATAATTGCAAGGTAGGATTTGTATGATTTGCATAGTCTGGCATGCTCTCCCATGAAGTAATTAGAGGGTGTGAATTTTTTTGGTTGCAGTTACTTTTGGTCGACAGAAAAATCACAAACCCAAAGGAGATGTTTAAAATATTGGACAGTGCAGTTAAAGAGAAGTATCCCATTGTGATAGTTGCAGAGGGTATAGAGCAGGAAGCTCTGGCTCCAGTAATTAGAAATAAACTGAGGGGTGTGCTGAAGGCAGCTGCTATCAAGGCTCCTGCCTTTGGTGAGCGCAAGAGCCACTACTTAGATGACATCGCCATCTTGACTGGAGGTAATGGATGAAGTACTGAAACTTAGATATCATAGCGTCCATTTTCAAAATGCTTATGTGTCACTTACAATGACTTGAAATATCAATTTCCTTTAATTGGATGCAAAAAATGTAACTGTAACCTTATTGGGTTTCTAGTTACCAATCATTTGCCTATCCACTTAGGGTTTGTCGCAGCACCACATATTAATACGCTGATTTCAGTAGCTTTTGAGGTTTAAATCCATCATTCGGAGTGGACTCAATAGCTTTTGAGGTAGTAGTAGTGTAATACTAATAGCagcaacaataataataatgagaaatgAGAGTATAggaataaaatggaaaaaaaaaaaaatgaacaacacTGAATCAATCTTTTGGTTAATGCTAGTCTTTTAGTTAGCTTTTTATACTTTGGCAcccaaaaaaagttaaaatccTTTTGGGGGCAGCCGGGCAGGCAGCTATTGCAAATGAAAACTGCAGATTTTTGTTGTACAATTTTACATGCGTTTGTTGCTGGCAGACATAGAGTGCTTATAGGCACAATAAAGATCTAAGATCTAATACACCTTCAGTTAAAAAATTAGATACACTGTCAATTACAGTTAAAGACTTGTGCTTGAGATGATTAATAGACCAGAAGTCACAGTGGAAGATCAATACCTTTCCCTACATCCACCCCAGCCTATTGTAGTATTCAAGGTCTGCTAATGAAGTTGATTTTGATCTTCAAAGATCCTTTATATGATATTAAACAATACAATTTCATAGAAATTTGATGTATAAAATTTAGTTTCCTATTGTTCTCTTTGATCCTTCTTGAGTATACTTACATGGTGAATCCCAAGCCCATAATGAAAATCCTTAGATTGGATTGAATGACAGAAAAAGATTAAACTTAAAGTCACATCTCCTAATCCAAATCCTTAGAAAAATGAATGTGATCTTAGATAGGATTGAATGACAAAAAGATTCATGTATCCGTACTTGAGTAGTTGGGAGTAAGACTTTTAGAGTTGAGCCGAGTTTGTTCTTTTGTCCCTTTAACATTTTGCTTCTTTAAAATTCTTCATGCTCTTGCATGTGTGGATCTTAATAATTATGCAGGCACTGTAATCAGAGATGAGATGGGGTTGAGCCTTGAAAAGGCTGGCAAGGAAGTATTGGGCTCCGCTATAAAGGTTGTGATAACCAAGGGTTCAACATTAATAGTTACAGATGGGAGCACTCGCAAAGCTGTTGAAGAGAGGGTTTCTCAAATCCGGAGGCTTGTTGAGGTGCAACTATTGTCTCTAGTTGCAGTGGTGTACTTTCTGCTTGAAGTTCGTACTGCAGTGTCAATCGCAAGATTAAATGACCACACATGCACACTAGTGCACTGCTGATGTGTAGAAGGAATTATACATTGTTAGCATTCTCCAGAGTACCAAATGCAAttgtttcttgttttgcagaacactgaagaaaattttcaaaaaaagataCTGAATGAGAGAATAGCTAGGCTGTCAGCGGGAATTGCCATTCTTCAGGTAATCTAAAATATATTTCAGTCAGCATCTTGAGAATTGGGGAGTCTGGAGGCTTTGACTTCCTTTGAAGCTAATACATTTAGTCTTACCAATTGAATCCTAGGTAGGAGCACAAACGCAAGTTGAGTTGAAGGATAAACAACTCAGGATTGAAGATGCTTTGAATGCGACAAAGGTAGCTAATTTCTTCCTTGAtcttgttaaatcatcacttatctcaaaagtttaagcttataggaagtgataaatttaatcatttaatcaatactttaacactttctCTCATGTGTGGGCTTAAACTCCCATCTATTAGGGGGGactcaacatgtgaaatatctaatttaaatggggggtaCATTGTAGAGTCAGGGTTCGGGTTCGAACtcatgacctttggctctgatacaatgttaaatcaccacttatcttaaaagtttaagcctGTAGGAATTGTTGTCAACACTTTAACATATCTCAATAGAAGTTGGTCCGTCAATCATCAAGTAAGCTTCTAACTTGGCACATTACAGGCAGCAATTGAGGAAGGTGTTGTAGTTGGAGGGGGATGTACCCTTTTGAGGCTATCTACAACGGTAGATGGTATCAAACAAGGCTTGGACAATGAAGAACAGAAGGTGTTACCTCATTTATTTAAATCtgataaaacattttcctttccttttccttctaaattaaatatcttAATCAGCGGCCTTTCTATTTGGAGGCGGCTAAAGTTCATTGCAATATTGGTAATCAATTGTATTTGTATGTCCTTTTAAATGAGCATGTTCTTGTTCTGGTGCAATTAGTTTCCATTTACCGTACATAAAGATTGTGATGTCATATATACAAATGCACCGCAGATTGGAGCTGAGATATTCAAAAGAGCTTTGAGATATCCTGCGAGACTGATAGCCAAAAATGCAGGTGTAAATGGCAATGTGGTTATAGAAAAGGTCTGTGCGTaataacattattttctttgataCACAAAGTAAGATTAAAAAAGTTTTAGGTTTATGAACTGATTCCGCCAATTGTTGTAGATCTTGAATCCATCAAACTTCCCTGGCGAATAAATTTTGCAGGTTCTTTctaatgataatattaattatggATACAATGCTGCAAGAGACCGTTATGAGGATTTGATGAAGGCTGGAATCATTGATCCATCAAAGGTATCATCATTGAATGGTTTTATCAGATGATGCACATATCACTAGCCTAATGACATAGACATGTAAGCGTCGGGGGTACTACCATGTCATGATATATTTTGCCCTTGAGAAAGCTATTAGATTATCTGGACATATGTTATCTAAATTTTCATGCAGAAAACATCAAGAAGGGATATAGCTTACTGAAATTTGATTGCTCAGTCCACAACACATAAATAATGACTTCAGTTTAAGCCAGAATGTCTAGGCTTTGAACTAACCAATATCTAGGAGAAACTTTAGCTGATAAAATTATCCTTCTATCAAATATGGAGCAGGTAGTTAGGTGTTGTTTGGAGCATGCAGCATCTGTAGCCAAGACTTTTCTGACATCTGATGCCGTTGTAGTTGACATTAAGGAACTAGAGCCCATCAGAAGGAGACCACCAATGCCAACCTCAGGTGATTTCTGCTTTCTCAAAGAAGCTATCCTTTCTGCATCTTGTGTGTCCCTTTGACATAATATAGCGTGGTAAGTAACAAGTAATGCCAATGTTTTATCTTTCAGGTATCAGCCCAATTGGCGTTTAGTTTGGCGGATGAACTTGTGCACCAATTCAACTCTTAAAACCCTGCTTTCATCCACCCTTTCAAATATTAAAGGACTCTTACAGGAGTTACCAAGTAAACAAGGGTCACCTAAAATTACCAAGTTTTCCTATACAATGGTGCTGCTATGTTGACTACGAGACTCGCAAGTGTAGCTGCTTACAATTCAGTTCCTTCATCACAAGTGGATATTTCTAATAATAAAACAAGCATATCCTCTGCAAATTTGCAGGGGGGAAGAAATGCTACTCTGAAGAGGGAATCCAACAAGATAAGTTAGTTGCCGAGTTTAGCTCACTtgtgaaagagaaatgttattgtACTGGTGATGTTGCTTTCCTAGCTAATGATGGAAGCTGGTTAGTGGTATTTGCAATAGGGCCTCAAAGGATCAAGCAGAAGTTACCTTCAAATGAAACATTTGATACATTCACAAAAGCATGTCATTTTTGTAACCTGGCTCAGAGCTGTTATGTATATTGATAATACAAGGGCTCACCTTCCTATCTATGAGAGACATCAATTCACATTATAGCCTTTTCACTGTGGTCTGGATGGATGTTCTCAATCTCATGAACGACCTTGTTTCTAGTGTGTCAGATAATATCCAGGGCATTGGAGgcaaaaagttagaaaaaatgggaaaactAATGTTGAGGAAGTGGGTGGGGTGAATTATAAGCTTGACTCAGTCGACAGTAGTGGAGACTGGAGAGACCCTCTAGTTTGCCAGGAAGAGTCTCCAAATGACCCATGAGAAGTTGGCATAGTAAATGGAGAAATATTTGctttcattctttttgcatttttttttttttgttttaaaaaaaaattaccatagGACTCATATAACaccttttattaaaatatatatatatatataacaccttTTAGACTAATTAAAAATGATCATCAATGGTATATGCACGacattactatttttatttactcatagaaataattttaaaaaatataagaattaaaaattgGCTCCTTAACAAAAggtgtaaaaattaaaagaaatatatttcaaaatcaatgtttcacttttttttatctCTAGAAGCAGAGATAGATATAAAGTCGGAAGTAATACTAAGTACCATCTTTTATCTTtctaaaattcttttaaaactgatgtaacttttaaaattataatttgataaaaatttaaatataattcatttaaaatttaatggttatttttaaaaaaaattaaaaaattttaggaggataaagcATTACTCTAAAGTCGGTCATTGAAGCATCGTCATGAATCATCAGACTTTTAGAATCCCAAGACACACAGTTTCGGCTCCCCTGCCTATGCTTATCTGTTGGGATTGATTCTCTCTTCTGTCTcgccctctctctctgtctcgcCATCTAGCCTTATAAATGGCCTTGAGAGATCGTATTCCCTTCCACGGAGTTCTTTCGGAACCTTGAATCCGAAAGATCCCGTCCAGATTGTTTCCATTTCTAAATCACATGCATAGAGCTGTAAACGGAAAGAtagattaagaagaagaagatgatgggTTTGAGTGTGCAATGCATATTAGACTTGATTGTGGCAGGTATTTCTTTGGTGATTGGACTGGGTATTTTTGCGTTCATTGCCTCCATTCTTTGCTCTGCTGCTTTCTTCCACAATGCCAAGGAAGCCTCTTAATCCCACCCATCAACCAATTCAAGGTACATCatgttattttcttctttattgtGCCATTATTAGTAGAAGAGGTAGTTGTTAGAGCAAATTTTTGAACAGTCGGAATAGGGACGACGGGCCACTtgcaaaatagagaaaaagtcACCAAAACCGCTAGCCTGCAGGGACGGGAGATGctccaatgcttaagttagtgGCCTCTTTTTGAGGCAAAAAACTGAATAGAGAGTGTTTACGGGGAGGGAGAGTCATTATCCCTGATTTTTGGGTTTAACAAGTAAAAATCTTAAATATGGTTCATGAATACTTGTCAAGTGGTAGGCTTGTATAGTTGTATCCCTCTAATTAGTTTTCATGTAGTGGAGTGTTTGAGTGGAGGCTCATCTATCGTACCGGCAGTGACCCCCATTCTCACAGCCGACTTGCCCAACTGGTCGGGCTTTGGAAATCTTGTGTGTACTTACAATTAGGTTACCTTTAACCTTCAATACTAAGGGTGAAGAGTGTTGGCCGTCGGTTGCCTAATTGAGACTGTGGGTGTTGAAGTGCCCATCGCATTACGTAGGTCTTAACCCTTCGACCTTGTGGCTCGGTACTTGTCGAATCATTATGCTTTGTCGAGTGGATCCTGGAGGCAAGGTCAGTTGTGCCTTGTCGAGTGAGTACCCGAGGCAAGGTCTTTTGGCGATCTTGGTGGGTTGGGATGTGTGGCATCCCAACTGACAACGGCAATGGAGATTTTGGCG
This window encodes:
- the LOC132179496 gene encoding basic leucine zipper 43; its protein translation is MLPAEITGTQIPIPANFGMMQSNTPDFYFNRFLTNLPNSHFSSQYCSMSNNSSTSDEAEEHQLSIIDERKQRRMISNRESARRSRMRKQKHLDELWSQVLRLRTENRNLIDKVTHVTECYDRVLQENARLKEEASDLREMLTNLQIGSPYTTPTFRDLEEVVPCNAAHLRAESSNQSISNSVDLLH
- the LOC132177381 gene encoding chaperonin 60 subunit beta 4, chloroplastic; its protein translation is MACTPTPISAIYFTNPILPKRPSSPSMLKPRGMAKELYFNHDGSTTKKLQAGVDMVAELLGVTLGPKGRNVVLQNKYGPPKIVNDGETVLKEIELEDPLENVGVKLVRQAGARTNDLAGDGSTTSIILAQGLIAEGVKIIAAGRNPVQIARGIEKTAKALVSELKLMSREVEDHELVDVAAVSAGNDYIVGNMIADALRQVGRKGVVTIEKGKCTENSLQIVEGMQFDRGYLSPYFVTDRQKMTIEFHNCKLLLVDRKITNPKEMFKILDSAVKEKYPIVIVAEGIEQEALAPVIRNKLRGVLKAAAIKAPAFGERKSHYLDDIAILTGGTVIRDEMGLSLEKAGKEVLGSAIKVVITKGSTLIVTDGSTRKAVEERVSQIRRLVENTEENFQKKILNERIARLSAGIAILQVGAQTQVELKDKQLRIEDALNATKAAIEEGVVVGGGCTLLRLSTTVDGIKQGLDNEEQKIGAEIFKRALRYPARLIAKNAGVNGNVVIEKVLSNDNINYGYNAARDRYEDLMKAGIIDPSKVVRCCLEHAASVAKTFLTSDAVVVDIKELEPIRRRPPMPTSGISPIGV